From Sphingobium sp. B2D3C:
TCGGCGTCGACGACGTCATCATCAGCCTTCTGGGCCGTGCCTTCGGCGCCCGGAGACGCGGCCGCAGCCTGCTCCTTCTCGTAGATCGCCTGACCGAGTTTCATGGAGACCTGAGCCAGTTCCTGGGTCTTGGTCTTCATCGCCTCGACATCGCCGCCCTCGACCGCGCTCTTGGCCGCCGTGACAGCCGCCTCGATCTCGCCCTTGAGCGCCTCGTCCACCTTGTCGCCGTGCTCGGCGAGCTGGCGCTCCGTGGTGTGGATCAGGCTCTCGGCGTTATTCTTCGCCTCAGCGCCCTCGCGACGCTTCTTGTCTTCCTCGGCAAAGCGCTCGGCATCCTTGACCATCTGGTCGATGTCGGAATCGCTCAGACCACCAGAAGCCTGGATCTTGATCTGCTGCTCCTTGCCGGTGCCCTTGTCCTTGGCGGACACATTCACGATGCCGTTCGCGTCGATATCGAACGTGACCTCGATCTGCGGCACGCCACGCGGTGCCGGCGGAATGCCGACCAGATCGAACTGGCCGAGCAGCTTGTTGTCCGCCGCCATTTCACGCTCGCCCTGGAAGACGCGGATGGTCACTGCCTGCTGATTGTCATCAGCCGTCGAGTAGACCTGGCTCTTCTTAGCCGGGATCGTGGTGTTGCGATCGATCATGCGGGTAAACACGCCACCCAGCGTCTCGATGCCCAGCGACAGCGGCGTCACGTCGAGCAGCAGCACGTCCTTGACGTCACCCTGCAGCACGCCGGCCTGAATAGCGGCGCCCATGGCGACCACTTCGTCCGGGTTCACGCCGGTGTGCGGCTCCTTGCCGAAGAACTCCTTCACCACTTCGCGCACGCGGGGCATGCGGGTCATGCCGCCAACGAGCACGACGTCGCTGATCTCGCTGGAGGAGACACCTGCGTCCGCGATCGCCTTCTTGCAGGGCTCGAGCGTGCGCTTGATAAGCGCCTCGACCAGCCGCTCAAGGTCGGCACGGGTGATGGTCTTGACCAGATGCTTGGGACCGGTCGCATCGGCGGTGATGAACGGCAGGTTCACTTCCGTCGTCTGCGCGCTGGAAAGCTCGATCTTGGCCTTCTCGGCGGCTTCCTTCAGGCGCTGCAGCGCCAGCTTGTCGCCGCGCAGGTCGATGCCTTCGTCCTTCTTGAAGCCATCAGCGAGATATTCGACGATCTTGGAGTCGAAATCCTCACCGCCGAGGAAGGTGTCGCCGTTGGTCGACTTCACCTCGAACACGCCATCGCCGATCTCGAGGATCGAGATGTCGAAGGTACCGCCGCCAAGGTCATAGACCGCGATGGTCTTGCCTTCGCTCTTCTCAAGCCCGTAGGCGAGCGCGGCCGCGGTCGGCTCGTTGATGATGCGCAGCACTTCAAGGCCCGCAATCTGGCCGGCGTCCTTGGTCGCCTGGCGCTGCGCGTCGTTGAAGTAGGCCGGCACGGTGATGACGGCCTGCGTCACGGTCTCACCGAGATAGCTCTCGGCGGTTTCCTTCATCTTCTGCAGGATGAAGGCGGAAATCTGCGAGGGGCTGTAGTCCTGCCCGCCAGCATTCACCCAAGCGTCGCCATTGGGACCCTTGGCAATGTTGTAGGGGACCAGCTCCATGTCCTTCTTGGTCAGCGGATCGTCGAACCGGCGACCGATCAGGCGCTTGACGGCATACACGGTGTTGTCCGGATTGGTCACGGCCTGACGCTTGGCCGGCTGGCCAATGAGCCGCTCGCCATCCTTGGCGAATGCCACGATGGAGGGCGTGGTGCGCGCGCCTTCCGCATTCTCGATCACTTTCGGCTTGCCGCCGTCCATCACGGCGACGCAGCTGTTCGTGGTGCCGAGATCAATACCGATAACCTTAGCCATATTTGCCCTCTTGTACCCCATGTGTAGTTGAGCGCCCGGAATTGGGCCGCTGCCGGGGCGGCTCCGCACTCAGGCCGAAACCACCCCGTTGACCGCGCCGATATAGGAGGGTGTTTTCGCGCAACAAGTCCCGAGATGATTTAGCTGACCCAAGCGCGCATCGCAGGCCCGACCGGACAGGTCAGGAGATGCTCGCCCGAGCAAGCCGGCCCTGTTTTGCTTGGCGGCGTAGATCACCGGGTCTAAAGCCCGGCGAGATAACAAACCTCCCGGAGACCGCACATGCACAAGCCCTCCTCGCTCCTCGTCGCAGCCGCGATGCTGGCGACGCTCGGTGCGTGCAGCGACCCGCCGCCGCTGGATGTCGATGGCGGCTTTCTGCGCCTCAACCCCAATCCCAATGCCCCCTCTGCGGCCTATTTCACGATCCACGGCGGCGCCGATGATGTCGTGTTGCGCGACGTGCTGACCGACGAGGCCGTGCGTGTGGAAATTCACGAGAGCAGCACCAAGGACGGCATCGCCTCCATGCGGCCGGTGAAGACCGTGGACGTGCCCGCCGGTGCGACAGTGAAGTTTGAGCCGGGCGGCAAGCACCTCATGCTGTGGTCCATCAACCCGCAGGCGCTTGCGGACAAGAAGATGACGTTCACCTTCATCTTCTCCAACGGCCAGCGCATTCTCGCCGACGCCATCGTGCAACAGCCGGGCGCGGCTGGTGAGATGGCCGGCATGGAAGACCATAGCGGCCACTAAGCTGGGCTCGGCCTGTCCAGGCATATGATGGGGACATGGGCGTGACGGCCCTGGGATGGTGGCGCAGACAAGACTGAACCTGCGGCCCGGTCTGACAGCGAAACGACTCCGATATTAGAACGGATTTAATACTTGCCGAGTTAGAGACTTGCTGCCGCGCGCGCCCGCTTTATGAGGCGGCTGGGCGGAGAAATGTGGTGGGGTCAGTTGATGGAAGACGTGGCAAGCAAACCGTCGGGCGGCTTGCTCCTTATCCTGCCCCTTCTCGTTCATCAGTACGAAGGCGATGTCTTCATTGAGCAGCAGGCGGCGAATGGCCTGCACCAGTGGATTCGCCATTTCGGCCAGATGACATTGTGCGTGAAGGTCGTGAACGCTCCTCCTCCCGCGGATAGCGTCTCGATCGCCGGGCTTGGCTTGGGACCCAATCTTGCCGTTGAGCTGATGCCGCCAGGGTGGACGCCCCTTTCCTTTGCCAAGGCCTATCCAGAGATGCGTGCCAAATTGTCACGCCTGATCGACAGCCACGCGTTCCTCCATTGTGCCCTTGGCGGAGCATGGGGGGACTGGGCCGCCGTTGCGGCGCTGATGGCCGCCCGCCGGGGGCGGAAGGTCGCGGTGTGGACGGACAGGGTCGAGTCGGAAGTCATGCGCATCGACGCCCTCAGAGCGTCGGGCATCCGGCGCTTCGTCAGGCTTATGAATGCGGGCCTTGCGCAACGTCTGGAGCGTCGCGCGATTGGTTCGGCAGCGCTTGGCCTGTTCCACGGCAATGATTGCTACCAGACTTATCGTGGGTTCAATGCCAATTCGTTTCTTGTGCACGACATCCATTTGAAGCCGCACGACAAAATCTCGGACGAGAGCCTGATCCGCAAAATACGCGACGTCGAGCACGGCCCTCTGCGTCTGATCTACATTGGGCGGTTTCACCCCGATAAAGGTGTCATGGACTGGATAGAAACGCTCCGTCTCGTCAAAGAGGCGGGGGTAGCGTTTCGTGCCCAGTGGTTTGGCGATGGCCCGCAACGGGAGGAGGCGCGCGCAAAAGTGCTGGCGCAAGGGCTTGAGGAACAAATCGAATTCCCCGGCCTCCTTGTCGATCGATCGGAGTTGCTGGATAAGTTGCGCGCGGCGCATCTGATGCCGTTTTGTCACCTGACACCTGAATCTCCGCGAAACCTGATCGAGGCGCTGGCGTCTGGAACACCCATAGTCGGTTATGAGTCAGCATATCCTCAGGATTTG
This genomic window contains:
- a CDS encoding glycosyltransferase, which codes for MEDVASKPSGGLLLILPLLVHQYEGDVFIEQQAANGLHQWIRHFGQMTLCVKVVNAPPPADSVSIAGLGLGPNLAVELMPPGWTPLSFAKAYPEMRAKLSRLIDSHAFLHCALGGAWGDWAAVAALMAARRGRKVAVWTDRVESEVMRIDALRASGIRRFVRLMNAGLAQRLERRAIGSAALGLFHGNDCYQTYRGFNANSFLVHDIHLKPHDKISDESLIRKIRDVEHGPLRLIYIGRFHPDKGVMDWIETLRLVKEAGVAFRAQWFGDGPQREEARAKVLAQGLEEQIEFPGLLVDRSELLDKLRAAHLMPFCHLTPESPRNLIEALASGTPIVGYESAYPQDLISGHGGGVLTPMDPQALAHELVRLGRDRPALAALIGRAAQDGAHMNDEAVFAHRASLMKLYCRAEPRGVEALISGTGLEGARHESDFKPCA
- the dnaK gene encoding molecular chaperone DnaK — protein: MAKVIGIDLGTTNSCVAVMDGGKPKVIENAEGARTTPSIVAFAKDGERLIGQPAKRQAVTNPDNTVYAVKRLIGRRFDDPLTKKDMELVPYNIAKGPNGDAWVNAGGQDYSPSQISAFILQKMKETAESYLGETVTQAVITVPAYFNDAQRQATKDAGQIAGLEVLRIINEPTAAALAYGLEKSEGKTIAVYDLGGGTFDISILEIGDGVFEVKSTNGDTFLGGEDFDSKIVEYLADGFKKDEGIDLRGDKLALQRLKEAAEKAKIELSSAQTTEVNLPFITADATGPKHLVKTITRADLERLVEALIKRTLEPCKKAIADAGVSSSEISDVVLVGGMTRMPRVREVVKEFFGKEPHTGVNPDEVVAMGAAIQAGVLQGDVKDVLLLDVTPLSLGIETLGGVFTRMIDRNTTIPAKKSQVYSTADDNQQAVTIRVFQGEREMAADNKLLGQFDLVGIPPAPRGVPQIEVTFDIDANGIVNVSAKDKGTGKEQQIKIQASGGLSDSDIDQMVKDAERFAEEDKKRREGAEAKNNAESLIHTTERQLAEHGDKVDEALKGEIEAAVTAAKSAVEGGDVEAMKTKTQELAQVSMKLGQAIYEKEQAAAASPGAEGTAQKADDDVVDAEFSEVDEDNKA
- a CDS encoding copper chaperone PCu(A)C; this translates as MHKPSSLLVAAAMLATLGACSDPPPLDVDGGFLRLNPNPNAPSAAYFTIHGGADDVVLRDVLTDEAVRVEIHESSTKDGIASMRPVKTVDVPAGATVKFEPGGKHLMLWSINPQALADKKMTFTFIFSNGQRILADAIVQQPGAAGEMAGMEDHSGH